A part of Micromonospora chersina genomic DNA contains:
- a CDS encoding roadblock/LC7 domain-containing protein codes for MNRPAAMQDMGWLLTNFADSVAGIAHVVAVSADGLLLASSRDLPGDRADQLAAITSGVVSLTEGAARMFSAGGVLQTVIEMDSGYLFLMSISDGSSMAVLAARSCDVGQVGYEMALLVERVGQALVPLPRDAVRP; via the coding sequence ATGAACAGGCCAGCGGCCATGCAGGACATGGGTTGGCTGCTCACCAACTTCGCCGACAGCGTGGCGGGCATCGCCCACGTGGTGGCGGTGTCCGCGGACGGGCTGCTGCTCGCTTCCTCCCGCGACCTGCCGGGGGACCGGGCCGACCAGCTCGCCGCGATCACCTCCGGCGTGGTGAGCCTGACCGAGGGTGCCGCCCGGATGTTCAGCGCCGGCGGGGTGCTCCAGACCGTCATCGAGATGGACAGCGGGTATCTCTTCCTGATGTCCATCAGCGACGGCTCGTCGATGGCCGTGCTGGCCGCGCGGAGCTGCGACGTGGGCCAGGTGGGCTACGAGATGGCACTGCTTGTGGAACGGGTCGGCCAGGCGCTGGTCCCGCTGCCCAGGGACGCCGTCCGGCCCTGA